Proteins co-encoded in one Lacerta agilis isolate rLacAgi1 chromosome 6, rLacAgi1.pri, whole genome shotgun sequence genomic window:
- the FAM163A gene encoding protein FAM163A, translating to MTAGTVVITGGILATVILLCIIAVLCYCRLQYYCCKKDDADEEEEEEEEEEQEETDLPSHSHYAMCNACNSRIMDGQSSNSFPPHEINKPGNRNHCPACSPYGSPFYIRTADLVRNGGERITYMPTCCKEMGLPLKMAGLQSFPVTHHHCIVHETFPNSRAFSTEV from the exons ATGACAGCAGGAACTGTTGTAATCACTGGAGGAATACTAGCGACAGTGATCTTACTGTGTATCATTGCTGTTCTGTGCTATTGTAGGCTACAG TATTATTGCTGCAAGAAAGATGACGctgatgaagaggaagaggaggaagaggaggaggagcaggaggagaccGACCTTCCTTCACACTCGCACTATGCCATGTGCAACGCTTGCAACTCTCGCATCATGGACGGGCAGAGCAGCAACTCCTTTCCGCCCCACGAGATTAACAAGCCAGGCAATCGGAACCATTGCCCGGCCTGCTCCCCCTATGGCTCCCCCTTTTACATACGGACCGCCGACCTGGTGCGTAACGGGGGCGAGAGGATCACCTACATGCCTACGTGCTGCAAAGAAATGGGGCTGCCCCTCAAAATGGCTGGCCTCCAGAGTTTCCCGGTGACCCACCACCACTGCATCGTACACGAGACCTTTCCCAACTCGAGGGCTTTCAGTACAGAAGTCTGA